One window of the Seriola aureovittata isolate HTS-2021-v1 ecotype China chromosome 22, ASM2101889v1, whole genome shotgun sequence genome contains the following:
- the morn2 gene encoding MORN repeat-containing protein 2: MSDNKERNYFNLHGEQSINASYIFPTGERYEGECSRSASGALMRSGVGKHTSADGIIYTGEWLQDKMHGRGTLQHPSGALYEGEFKDNMYHGTGTYTFPDGSTYKGHFSKNRLEGEGAFTNTEGLVWTGEFHGKAALGLKMQHSISAKPTL, from the exons ATGTCTG ACAACAAGGAAAGGAATTATTTTAATCTTCATG gAGAACAATCTATAAATGCATCTTACATTTTCCCAACTGGGGAAAGATATG AGGGGGAGTGCAGCAGGTCTGCATCTGGAGCACTGATGAGGAGTGGTGTTGGTAAACACACCTCAGCAGATGGGATCATATACACTGGCGAGTGGCTTCAGGACAAG ATGCATGGTAGAGGGACCTTGCAGCATCCTTCTGGAGCACTATATGAAGGAGAATTCAAAGACAACATGTACCATGGCACGGGAACATATACCTTCCCAGACGGCTCTACTTACAAAGGTCACTTTAGCAAGAACAG GTTGGAGGGAGAAGGGGCTTTCACTAACACAGAAGGACTGGTTTGGACGGGAGAGTTTCATGGCAAAGCCGCACTGGGCCTGAAAATGCAGCACAGCATTTCGGCAAAACCAACATTATAG